The genomic window GACGCAAGTATCAAATACCAAGAGATTTCAAAAGTCTACTTTAGTTAGTTTCTgacgaaaatattcaaaattgggGAATCTACTTGTTGCATTatggaaaaatgtaataatcctagttataaaataagcaaacaagTTCCACAAGCGACCAGCAGAAGATGTACTAACCTGACAGGGTCTCCCGCACGTATCAAAAGAGCACCAAGAAGCAGGAGTCGATCGCCAACAAGAAGCTCCTCGCTGTCACTTAGTATATCTTCAACGGACAGTCATACATCAAGACGAAGCTCATCGTCTACACGTAGTAGCACCTTATCGACCCGAAGTCGTAAGTCAAGGCCAAGCTCATCGCCTGCTTGTAGTAGCACCTTATCGACCCGAAGTCGTACGTCAAGACGAAGCTCATCACCTGCACGAAGTAGTGCCTTGTTTACCAGAAGTCGTAGGTCAAGACGAAGCTCATCGTCGGCACGTAGTAACGCTTCCTCGGTCCGGAGTCTTTCTACTAGTCGGAGTTCGTCTCGAAAAAACTCGTCTGTCCGAAGCTGTTCTTTAGAAGAGAGTTCAGCGCCTGCACTTAATTACACCTCAGCAAGGCAAAACTCTCCAGCCACACGTAATGAAAAATCAGTACAGAATCTATCACCTGGCCGAAATCAATTTTGCAAAGGAAGAAGCAGCGCATTAAGCTTGACTGCCACAAGATATGATCGTTCCCCAAATACGTCCTTATtaccagaagaagaggaagctgAATTATCTTATGATGATAGCAAAGACAACAATTTCGAAAAACTGTTTAAAAGtcaaatattttccttaaatgcgattgtagaaaatttaaacaaagacATCGGCACACATAGAGAGATTTTAAAAACAGCAAAGCAAATGAACAGCGAAGTAaaagatttgaataaaaatataaatcaacttACGGATAGTATAAATAATGAACTTACTGAAGATCGTGTTCATAATAAGAAAGTCGAGCTTCTTTATCtgaagaaacaaattttatctATACAGCTGGCCGCTTGCTATAAAGCAGGGGCATGACTTTTTAAGACAAGTGGCAAATAAAGTTTATGCATTAATGTACGTGCGTATAGAATCAATagataatatatttgtatattgtaGTGCAGTATTCGATTTAAATATGTGTATTATTTGCTTttctaaattaatattatagttgatcattaatttaaatgtttatgGAATTTCTTTTTGTTGGAATACTAAGGCATATtaccacaacaaaaaatatatcagaAAGCAGTATAACGTGAACTGGAAGGTAGTCGATGGTTTTatcattttcaaaattctataAAGTTACCCAATGTGTCTTCTTGTCATGAAGTGTTTCAGTTTCTATCTCaagtaattcaaatattttttaaacattttttacagacatacatatgtacatcaaagtaaatatttcttttcaacATATTTCAACTCcttataaagagaaaaaaaataactaattatatacacataaaaatattataaatagtgTCCGGCTTATTTAATTCGCATTAATGTTTCGGAGTCGTCATCAGAAAGGTTGTTTTTCTGTGTTTTACAGCCTTGGCAGCAGCCCGTTACAATTCTGGTCCACACATGTGAGTgtggaaatatataaaaatataaaaaaatcgtcaTTGgcatagatttttttctttttcccagaTCCAGAATGGTTACATTAAACGTGTCATAGACGAGGATGTAAAGTCCGTTGTTATGGAGATTATGGGTTCAAATGTGTCTACCACCTACATCACGGGGCCAAGGGATCCCAAAATGTCCTTCGGCATTAAATTGCCTTTTCTCgtattgcttattaaaaatctacacaaatattttacattcgaAGTTAAAGTGAGTCAGAGCACAAGCAACACTTCTGAAGTGAgagaacataaaaatattttcctttccgCATTTCCTTTTCCCCCCCCATCAGATCTTAGATGATCAACGTTTCATGCGTCGCTTTCGGGTGTCAAATTTCCAAAGTAAAACGTCTGTGAAACCTTTTTGCACAGCCATGCCAATGGGTATGTCACCAGGCTGGAATCAAATACATTTTAACTTGGCGGACTTTACACGTCGTGCCTACGGCACCAACTACCTAGAGACTGTGCGTCTACAGATCCATGCCAATGTGCGCATACGACGCATATACTTCACAGACCACTTATATTCCGAGGAAGATCTGCCGAATGAATTCCGATTGGTTTCGAAGCCAgcagaaaagaacaaaggacgCGAATATAAAGTGCCGCCTGCCGCTCGTCCGCCATCACCAGCGAAATCGCCTACTACAACTGAACGAGCCGTCTCACCGACTGGCGAAACAACAGCTGCTGAACCGTCAGAACCCCCTACTGAAGGGGTCGACACAGAAAAATACTACTAATTTTGTTGACTTTAAAAACTCGAACGCGTAAGAATTTTCTAATGACATATtactaaaatttgataaaagGGTAACCGTGGATATATGGATCATATTATATGAGTTTCTGCAAATTATCGTCacactattttattttgttggaatattcATATATTTGGTCTAATAAAACCGATTTATTCGCTTTACGAAATTTGACTAAATTTACAGTATTTCGCTAGTCATACACCTCCTGGGCGACTAAACCCCAGTGTCGAATTATATACCGAagctaatatgaaaatatattaaaatattagaatACGTTCGTGTAGCTACTGTCGCACACTATTCTCCACCGATATTTCGCCACCGAAAGCGTAATGCAACAGATCCTTTTCTACATTCTTCAACGCACTATGGTACTCTGTGATTTCCAAAGCTTCCCATTCAGCTTTAAAAGCCGCCTTCGGATCCTGCGGCATCGTCATTGCTGCACCCGTCATGGCATCTGCCTGCGCTTGTGTCTGATCTGCTTGATTATTCTCGCCCAGTACAAGTGTATATATGGAGCGCAGACCGAAGACGTTTAAGAAATACCATGAAGCAGACGATACCCAGGCAGCATCTAGAGAAGCAAGTTCTACACCGCGTTGCAACATAGGTTTGAAACGCAATGTTAGGGGGAAGGGCACTTTGGTGGTGACAAATCCTGAGAACATCCAATTAATCCAGCCACCGATAATTACCATTGGCAATACATTGATGAAGTTGCCTTTCACCATGTCTGTTAGCATAGCGGTGGAATTTTGAGCTACCGGTGCACGTTTTTGAGTTTTGAAGTAGCCTGTTTCTTCGTGgttgaagaaattttttcgCATGGCGAACGAATGAGCAGTAAGGTATTTGCCATTTTCGCGTAGTAGGCGCGCACGTATCATAGCTTGACTGCAAATATgggtaatattataaaattttattcaatctgTTTATATTCTAACAAGACCAACCTATCTTGAATTTGTGTAATTTCGGCCTTCTTTTGTGATGATATTAGCACGGACACATAGTGGCGCATCACCCCAACGAAAAATGTGATAAGCACTATGGGAAGGAAAACCCAAACTCGTATATTCGGATCGATAAGCAGCTCCGTCATCTTGCCACAAATACAGTAAACAAATTACAGGCTATATTAATACAATTTATAGTTAATATTTGTGGAAATagaattttccactttttatgcGATAGGTAATGAATTGTCAATTGCAATTGACAGTACTGTAGACGTTTATTAGAGGATAGGGTTCACAATGGGAGAAGTGTTGGAAAAAGACGTTTCATAAGGCTAGGTACTCAATCTTAATTTCCAAATTAGGTAGTACAGCATTTCACAAATAATAGCCCTTTTTATGGTTTCTACTAGCGCGTCAATCCCTAAATACCCCAACTCGTTGttggtatataaaaaaaaatggtatcgtTCTTCTTCCTATAAATTACCCTATTTTTCATTTCGAAATGTTTGTTCTCGCCGCTTAACAacaaaaatggaagaaaaagaGATGGCACCTTCCGAATTCACTGTGACATTAGGCTGCGAGAGTTTACAaccaaaaggaagaaaaacagtgggtgaaagcaaaaaataccaaacacagaaaattatacgcacatacacacactctcTCGCTATGGCGTCATCCGcataaaagcaagaaaaatacATTTGGAGCGCTAAATCTCATTTGTAGTTTTACAATTTGAAACGCGttactttattttcaataatttgtttaatttaaaagtcaaaaatctttaaaatccAATGTAATCACTGAATATTTGCAAACTAGCAATTCTATCtatcttccttttgtttgtttggctcgtttgttttatattattgtcaaaatggcgaaaaataaagtaacgatTTTGGGAAGACGCGACTTTCTGTGTTCGATTTGTCTTAGCTTTAcatgttttttgaatttgtagCTTTTTTGTTTGAGCGGCAATTCTTAAACACATAGAATGCGTAtggctttgacaatcaaaccaCCTCTTCACCTTTTCTAGATGCGCCTTGTTGTGAATAGTTACCAGATAACTGCCAAGAACGACTATCGTGCATGGCTGCCACATTTATTGTGAACTCTAAAGTACTTGTAGAATCTGCTGTGGTTTAACATTTCACAttgatttttaaatcaaatcttACAAATACAGACTGCAGAGTTGAAAAGCagcttttgttgattttttctttttttattattgttagaTATTTGAGAACAAAAGAAAGGTTAGTAAATACGTATAAAATTAGTTTgcctttttcttaaaaatttttgcgcaGTTGTTGCCATGGATAAAAATGACAGATCAGCGACACCACAGCCGGTTGCCGATCAACAGCCTGCAACCGATGCAGCCGGTAATGCGACAAATCATAATCAGCAATCGTCTGCGCAACCCCAATGTAAGAAGCCTCGAACGGATCTAAGCTCACTGCCCACTCGTCAATATTTAGACCAAACGGTAGCACCGATACTATTACACGGTTTACAAACACTAGCTCGAGAACGACCAGCAGACCCCGTAAGTTTCTTAGCGGCTTATctgctgaaaaacaaaaatcgctgTGAAGAATCGTTACCAGAAAATATTTAGATTAGAGAATTGGAATATGGATTAGCGCTAGTAAAACTCAATATTCACAAAATTCATAGTATTTAAGATGAAATCCAGGTGTCCTTTATTTCACGTTCGCGCGTCCAATTTAACTTTCTCTTCTAAACTTGCACGATTTATAAACATAAATCTtagtaattgaattttaatagtttGAGAAAATCTGTCTGACTTTACTCGATCATGAATGTTTATGTACAAATAtaggcttaaaaaataaatacgcaACTTGGGTTTTAATGTCTTAGTCATCCACTTCTGTTTCGCTAACGCCAAACATGCCAGCCAACAGGCAACCATAATTGATTGCATTAGTTGCGGATACTTCGGTTGGTGGAGCTATGGGTCCTGCGTCACCTTGATATATGTAAGGGAGTCGCAAAATCCAGTAAGCGCTTTGTGTTAGTTTCGGAGGATTGGGCAGACCCatcgaaaaaatatattctcgTTCACCAGTGCGCACCTAAACGAATATAGAAATAGAAAcgcgaaataccaaaatgatgcACATACCTTTGGATCCAAGATTACATTTACAGGTGCCTTCGGCGTCACCACATGCACACGCATTAGCTGCGCCACATCAGCCTTGTGCGAACGACAAGGACATGGGAAATACAAGGGCATATTGTTATAGACTATTTTACTGCCACTATCACGAAGTATACCTGCAAGAAATATATGACGCTATAAAACCTAAAATTAATAGAGAGTATTGTTTTGTCATACCTGACCCACCGCGCAAAACCTTATCTGCCGAGCTCATCATAAATCTATGACCTCGCGGGCACTCATACTCGCAACCAACAAATATCTTCAATATGAATACTTCACCCATTTTACGCAGACGTGTTTTCTCATATGCCCACGATTGCGAGTGCTCCAAACGTACATGCACATCCCAGGGGAGCAGAAAATTTGCGCCCGACAAAAAACCACTTTGAAAGTGCTCCATCAGACCGGTGTTGTGACTGTAAACAGAACTTGGACCGGCACACACCAGCGACCAACTCGGAAAACGTGGCAGCAAACCCAATGGCGACTCCGTATGGACCATGCCAGGTAGATACTCAGTAGTAGATGGCTGCCTATATATACTACGTTCTTTCTCTTCTGCTTTTTGTGCATCTTTATCCTTCACCTGTATAACTAATTCATTAAGCGATTCGTCGGAGCTTTGCATATCAGCATCATTAACGGCGATTTTATCCAGTACATCGGATGAGACGAGACTCAGGTTGGTATGCGTACCTTGTGAGGCGGTAAGTGGTTGGGAGCACTCGTCAGAATCAATGGAATCGGGAGAGCGCAGATTATGTCGGTCAGCTAAATCCATAGAATCGTGTATTGACAGCTTTGGGAATGCGACCTCGAACTCGGCAGCTCTGTTATAAGATACTAAAAGTTAGATAGTGCAATTGATAAATATAGTTTTCCTTCACACTAACCTGTAATCATTGACAGACGGTTCAAAAACTGGGAAATgcactttttttactttggcGCAAAGATTACAATTATTCGCCATGTATTCGTAGAACTCATAATTTGCATGCCTTATAGTGTAGGGATCCTCACGCCGTCCCTGTGTGCGCCCACAATTACATGCGGAGATAAATACGTGCGCACTGCTGTGCTCCGAGGCATCTTTAACGATGTGTTTGGGCAGTATGCAAGGATGGCCGCGTAGGCTCGGCAGCTCGCATTGTTGTTTACCGTTTTGCCAGCACCGCTCACACATTTCACGTAGTTTCGATTCGTTAATAACGGTTTGTGTACCGCGCGCATATTTCATGTATAAAATAACGGCCTCATCAACCTggcaaaattacaattttttactgTGAACATAAAAACGGCATCGTCACTCATACCAGTTTTTTATGCACTGTACTGCTGTAGTGCGTCAATGTTGGGTTGTTATACATTGCAAAAGCCTTCTGCAAGCCGATGTCACAGCAGGCGTTGAAGAATCTACAATACAGATAATCTCATTGCATTAGCTTGATGGCGTGATGTATATTATGTCACTTACTCATCGTCGATGttcataattttattgaaattctcCAGGTATGCTTTCTGAAATGGATCTACATTAataaatagttaataaaaatgcGTTAACTCACATAATCTCCATCATTGGCCTCAAATTTGGGATTATCTGGATTTTCGATGAAAATCTTATGCAACATCTTGAAAGTTTCGTACCAGGACTTGGCTGGGAGTAtctgtgaaaaataataaattggcaACGATTTTCCGCTATTTCCCCCATATTTTCCACATACCACAAAATGGTTTTTGCCCTTAAACTTGGTCGAACTATCATCAAAGCCCGTTTGTAGTGCTTCATTGACATGGTCCGTCAATAAATCCATAAAATTACGCTCTTTGACACATGTTTCCTTTGCAGATTGTTGAATGCGTTCCAGATTGCATTGTATGAGTGGTTTACCAAATCCCTAAAAGTATCGCAAATGCACACAGGAatgaaaatcttttcaaataatCTTCTGCTACCTTGAAAGGCTGCAAATCTTCAAGATCGTCTTCGTCGTCTTCTTTAAAATTAGATTTCTGCAGAAAGCTTTGCAGCAATGTTATTGATTTCAGCAATGGATCCTCACGCAGTCGTGGGTCTGTGTTGTAGTAGACAAAACGCTTATTGCTCGGTATAGAAAAAAGCGACATGCCGCTGTGaattatgaatattttaaatgtgACTTAAACGAGagcgttaataaaaaaagcacCTGTTGTTGGTGATAATGAATTCGTTTCGCAGCATTTTATAAATGCTATCCTCCACTTCAAACTCTAGTTTAGAAATGCATTCGTTTGTTTTCTCTACAAATTCGGTACAATTAATTTCAATGGATTTTAGTGTATATTTCACTCAAATTACCATAACCATCCGGATAGTTCTCGAAGAGGAAAAGTACACGTGGTGAACACAAGCGTGCAGATTTGCCTAAAAATGTACCAGTGCTGGAGTTTTTAACCAGTTTCGGCAAAAACTTTAGTATGTACTTGTCCCTGGGcaagaaattttaaagttattaaaaacactTAGAACTGCTTCACCTTACAAACCTTATAATCTTTAGTGCTCTAAAGATCATCAACAGAGATGAATCGAAAGTTACATTTagttcaacaaaaacaattacgtGACAAATCTGTGTGGCAAAGAGCATCATTCGCGCAAAACGATTACGCACACGTTGATTGAATAGCAAGAAATGCCCATACGTATCTTGTGCCAGCTCTTCCTCAAGCATTTTCTGCATACAGGCGGCATCAAATGTGGTTTCAAAGTGCAGAAGCAACATCGACTTCTTACGGTTATAATAGAATTGAATACTAccctaattttaataaaaataaataaaattagttataCTCTTGGCTAAAGTTGATGGTAGCCTACCTCTTGCGGCTCATGCTTTAGTAAGCTGGGGTGACTGTCTAACACACCGATTGCAACCATTTTATTGCTATCGCAGAAAGCTGATTTCCCTATTACACCCACCACCACCAGCTTTTCATCATTTTGGAAAAACAGTTCGCTGGATGTATCATTGCACATTAATTAAAggattaaaaatttacaaacccATGAATTTTAGTTTACTTACATTAGATCTGCGGGTATATCCGGGAAGGTCCAACTTTGATATTCAGGCATCTTTACACAATCCGATTGAGttatttatttgagaaaaatattcgcaaatctacatatattttagcGTCTCTAGGaggaatttaatatttgtttacatGAATTGAAACAGCTGATTTTTAGGTTATCATTCACAATAAGCTACTCCAAATCTACACCTTCTGATGGAAATGTTACAAAAACTCTGCTAAAACAGAAATGTCATTCGAAGACGCGAACTTCACTACTGAAAGATATCTCTCTTAACCAATTTCTTGTCATCACAGCCAATTTGTGGTTTGACAACTctatttagattttttcgcACCATTTGCATGTGATCAAAATTAAGATCGCGAGGTGCCCACATCAAAAAAACGGGacaaagtcaaaataaaaatttggcagATGTTAAGACACATTTAGTAGAAGGTATAGATGTGGAGTTAGTAAACATTGTTTAACACTAACCGTACAGCACCCGGTCAAATGACCGGTTACAAAATtgaatgtaaaaatataaactgactatttttttcttggttaatttaactttatataatacatatatataatacaaaaaaccgaaaatgtatgatttattattttattgttatttgaaaatattaattaaaattaaaaaaattaaaattatgtttggAAAAACAATTATTCCATAACTAGTCAAATGACCGGTTGCGATAAGAATAGGTATACGTGATACACCGATTCGGTTAGTGTTAAATTGATATGGGGGGCATTTCTCGTTAGGTGTAAACGTGAAATGAAAGGTTTTCCCCATTTTTATTACGCTTTCTATTCACGTTctgtgaaaaaatgaaaataaacgtcaaaatgttgttacatgaaaataatacagcggaatgaaatgaaatattttcacgttctcatttcacattaaatttgtGTTGCCTGTTAAAGAGTAAAAAgctgtcaaaatattttcatatgaaagatTTATTTTCTCTGACAATTTGTGCGCGAAAAAATAGAGAGAGTGGTCCGTGGTAAGCGTGCAAGTGTGAATAAAGTTGCGTGGCTACGAGACCATATACCTGAAAAGTTTCTAAaagctttgattaaaaaattgaagaatatGATGTAAATTTGAGGTGATTTTTAACTTTAGATAATTacgtaaaatatgtatataatgcgATATATCGCATAACTTCATGTTTATGTATACATTCACTTATCACTCCTACCAATTACAAGGGTTGTGGTGCTAAACTAGCAACGAAAAACAAACCGTGCTGCGATCTTTTGGAATTCGTTCATGCATCTAAATATcctcttcatttaaaaattcactGTGAATGGCTGGCTCGTAAGGAAGAAGTTTGTTGTGCTATTATTTTGATAGAAATTGAAGTGTGTAAATGTTGAAAGGCAGCTTAGTTTTATTATTCATAGCGTAAATTCAACAACTTTAGAAAAGTAAAGAAGCGGAAGGTAATCGCTTGCATTTAAATCTTTAATACGTACATCAGagcttaattaaataaaaatggggtGCGATGGTGGTACTATACCTCGTCGAGACGAGCTCGTGCGCACAGCTAAAAAACCAGAACAGGTGAGTACAAACAGTTCCGtgttaaaactaaaaacaaaattaattttttttttaattctttatagAAAGATAAAGACGCCGAACGCGAGTTTCGCTGGCTTCATTGTGCGCTAACTCAACAACGATTGCAAGAGCCAATCGTGATGTGCGCTCTAGGGCGTATGTACACTAAGCAAAGCGTCATAGAACAATTActagaaaaggaaaaaatgccaGAATCCGCCAAGCATATTCGCAGTTTAAAAGACATCAAAACTCTTCAACTTACACCAAATCCAGCTTACACTGACGAAGATAAAACTGAAGGCCTGTTGGACACGCGCCATGctccatacatatgcaaattaaTAGGACTTGAAATGTCGGGAAAATTTCGCTTCGTTGCCTTGTGGACCTGCGGTTGTGTAATATCTGAGCGGGCGCTTAAGCAAATAAAACGTGACGACAGCGGTGGCAGTACATGCCCGCTTTGTCTCGTGCCATTTGGGATCGAGGATGTAATTGTGCTCAATGGATCTGATGAAGATTTGGAATTGATGCAGGCTAAAATGGAAATGCGTAATGTAAAACGTAAGGCGTGCAAAAAAGACAAgaaggagaaaaaagaaaagaaacctGTCGAggataattcaaaacaaaataaggATAAAAAAGATGATGTACAAATAGAAAAACTGGATGTTGTGTCAAATGAGAAACTTTCTAAAAACGAAGAGCAGGCAGCTGAGAGTGCACCCTCCACAAGCAAGGCCGCAGCGATTCAAACAAAAACGAAGATCGTCGCAAATCTAAAACGTTCGGGGGCAGCTGAAAATGCTTTAGAGGATCCGGAAATGAAACGTTTAAAGACCAATTATAGTGTCGCAAAAGACCCCAAGGCCAGCGATGTTTACAAGTCATTGTTTACTACGCATAAAAGTGAGAAAGAACAATCACGCGCACATTGGGTTACCTACAATCCGTTCTACAATTAGTTATAGGAGAGTTGCAAAGGAATGTTTTTATGAATAgaaactttaagaaaattttgttcttaaatCCTAGATGTAAGTCTTTTTTGACATAAACCTGGAGCATTAATGCTAtataaaatttacatacaataaaTTAGTACTCAGTATACTTAAGAGTATAATGAAAAATGGTaccttttaatttaaaaaaaaaaataatcaagcaAGAATTTTATTATCCCTAAAATCATGCACAGGtaaagaattataaaatataaacaatactGAATTAGTGCAGGTAAAATAATGTCGAAGCAGATGCACATTTTCATGTTAAATAGATTTGAGTAGAATTAAATTGCCCAacgtaataatatatattacatagtacgcataatcaataaaaaaaatgttcacgtgGGCTATAACTCATTCTTTCTACTATATAATATGACTATTGCCAATAATGCATTTTAATTCATTCCTCAGTTTCCACTTCTTCCTCAGCTCCGTAGTCGTCGAAGGATTCTGTATCGAATTCCTGCTTTATATCCAAGTCCTCCATTTTCGCATTATGTCCATAATCTCCATCTGGTTCAAAGCTGCCGGTTTCCTCTTCTTCGTTGTCTGCATCTTCTTCTACCATATCCACATCCATGGCAATTTGTGGCAATACACCGCCATTCGCGGTGCGCAGCATCAATTGCAGTTGTTGCATATACTGTTGCTCCTGCAATCGACGATCCTCTTCGCTCACATTACCCGACGGTATTTGCATTTGTGCTGCTGCGTTGCCAACACTATTATTCAGCAACACAGCATGCTTTTGCGTGACGTGTAACGCCAAAGAGCTCACATCCTTGTGCAAGGCACCGCAAACTATACAAACTAAAGTTTCCTGCGAAGGCAAGGACGCAGTTGTAAACGGAAAATTATTGACCACATTCAACGACGTCGCAGTTTGTCCAGCTGTCAAGTGAGCTTGTACATGTTTGTTTAGATACGCTTGTTGGCTATATGATTTCCCGCATATGTGGCAGGGATATGCCTTTTCACCCGTATGAATTTTCATATGCACACTCAGACTGGATGCTTGGGTAAAGGCTTTATCGCACAGCTTGCATTGGAATGGTCGTTCGCCGGTATGAATGCGCATGTGTATGCCAAGACTGCCCGATTGTGTGAAAGAACGGTCACATATGGAACAGGTGAAGGGTTTTTCACCCATGTGACACTTCATATGCTGAACTAACTCGGAGGATGTACGGAAAGCTTCACGGCAGATTGAGCACTGATAGACAAGTTGCTGTGTATGCATTTGCAGATGCTTCTCGAGCAAGTCTTCCTGTTTGAAAGATTTGTCGCAGTCGGGACAATTGAAGACTTCCGCATCATCATGAGACTTCAGATGTAACACAAGAGAACTTGAGTTTATAAAACCTGTgtgaaattaattataaaaagtgcaaattaAAGAAAGTAAAAGCAATGACTCaataaaaaagtacctttgtcgcACAAATGGCATTGAtgaggttttcgaatggaatgaGAGCGAACGTGCACCATTAGACTGCTTGACTGGGTGAAAGCCTTTGGGTGGGGGAAAACGTTAAAATTAATGTTTAGAGTTATCACTAAGTATTATGTTTAGGTTTCATGAGTTTGTGGCAATTATCTTACCTTTGGACACAGCTCGCATTTATATGGTTTCTCTCCGCTATGTATCCGAATATGGGTATTCAAACTACCGATGTGCGTAAAAGTCTTCTCACAGATGGCACATTGAAATGGCTTGTTGGTGATGTGACAACGCACATGCTTTGAAAGATCACCTGCATTTTGAAAGGATGCCTCA from Anastrepha ludens isolate Willacy chromosome 5, idAnaLude1.1, whole genome shotgun sequence includes these protein-coding regions:
- the LOC128864151 gene encoding cilia- and flagella-associated protein 20; translated protein: MFRSRHQKGCFSVFYSLGSSPLQFWSTHIQNGYIKRVIDEDVKSVVMEIMGSNVSTTYITGPRDPKMSFGIKLPFLVLLIKNLHKYFTFEVKILDDQRFMRRFRVSNFQSKTSVKPFCTAMPMGMSPGWNQIHFNLADFTRRAYGTNYLETVRLQIHANVRIRRIYFTDHLYSEEDLPNEFRLVSKPAEKNKGREYKVPPAARPPSPAKSPTTTERAVSPTGETTAAEPSEPPTEGVDTEKYY
- the LOC128864153 gene encoding protein dpy-30 homolog, translating into MDKNDRSATPQPVADQQPATDAAGNATNHNQQSSAQPQCKKPRTDLSSLPTRQYLDQTVAPILLHGLQTLARERPADPVSFLAAYLLKNKNRCEESLPENI
- the LOC128864145 gene encoding nonsense-mediated mRNA decay factor SMG8 is translated as MPEYQSWTFPDIPADLIELFFQNDEKLVVVGVIGKSAFCDSNKMVAIGVLDSHPSLLKHEPQEGSIQFYYNRKKSMLLLHFETTFDAACMQKMLEEELAQDTYGHFLLFNQRVRNRFARMMLFATQICHVIVFVELNVTFDSSLLMIFRALKIIRDKYILKFLPKLVKNSSTGTFLGKSARLCSPRVLFLFENYPDGYEKTNECISKLEFEVEDSIYKMLRNEFIITNNSGMSLFSIPSNKRFVYYNTDPRLREDPLLKSITLLQSFLQKSNFKEDDEDDLEDLQPFKGFGKPLIQCNLERIQQSAKETCVKERNFMDLLTDHVNEALQTGFDDSSTKFKGKNHFVILPAKSWYETFKMLHKIFIENPDNPKFEANDGDYKAYLENFNKIMNIDDEFFNACCDIGLQKAFAMYNNPTLTHYSSTVHKKLVDEAVILYMKYARGTQTVINESKLREMCERCWQNGKQQCELPSLRGHPCILPKHIVKDASEHSSAHVFISACNCGRTQGRREDPYTIRHANYEFYEYMANNCNLCAKVKKVHFPVFEPSVNDYRAAEFEVAFPKLSIHDSMDLADRHNLRSPDSIDSDECSQPLTASQGTHTNLSLVSSDVLDKIAVNDADMQSSDESLNELVIQVKDKDAQKAEEKERSIYRQPSTTEYLPGMVHTESPLGLLPRFPSWSLVCAGPSSVYSHNTGLMEHFQSGFLSGANFLLPWDVHVRLEHSQSWAYEKTRLRKMGEVFILKIFVGCEYECPRGHRFMMSSADKVLRGGSGILRDSGSKIVYNNMPLYFPCPCRSHKADVAQLMRVHVVTPKAPVNVILDPKVRTGEREYIFSMGLPNPPKLTQSAYWILRLPYIYQGDAGPIAPPTEVSATNAINYGCLLAGMFGVSETEVDD
- the LOC128864149 gene encoding replication termination factor 2: MGCDGGTIPRRDELVRTAKKPEQKDKDAEREFRWLHCALTQQRLQEPIVMCALGRMYTKQSVIEQLLEKEKMPESAKHIRSLKDIKTLQLTPNPAYTDEDKTEGLLDTRHAPYICKLIGLEMSGKFRFVALWTCGCVISERALKQIKRDDSGGSTCPLCLVPFGIEDVIVLNGSDEDLELMQAKMEMRNVKRKACKKDKKEKKEKKPVEDNSKQNKDKKDDVQIEKLDVVSNEKLSKNEEQAAESAPSTSKAAAIQTKTKIVANLKRSGAAENALEDPEMKRLKTNYSVAKDPKASDVYKSLFTTHKSEKEQSRAHWVTYNPFYN
- the LOC128864150 gene encoding ER membrane protein complex subunit 3, which gives rise to MTELLIDPNIRVWVFLPIVLITFFVGVMRHYVSVLISSQKKAEITQIQDSQAMIRARLLRENGKYLTAHSFAMRKNFFNHEETGYFKTQKRAPVAQNSTAMLTDMVKGNFINVLPMVIIGGWINWMFSGFVTTKVPFPLTLRFKPMLQRGVELASLDAAWVSSASWYFLNVFGLRSIYTLVLGENNQADQTQAQADAMTGAAMTMPQDPKAAFKAEWEALEITEYHSALKNVEKDLLHYAFGGEISVENSVRQ